AGAGCCCGGATCAGCACGTCGAGGCCCTTCCGGGGCTCCAAGGTGGCCAGGCTGAGCAGGTACCCGTCCGGGGGCAGATCCAGTGCCACCGCGCGGTCATCTGCGTCCGGTGGCGGAGTGGTCAACCCTCCCCCGACCCCTTCGCCGATGACGTGCACGGCCCGCGGGGTGAGGTGGGCGACGAGCGCATCGGCCACGGCCCAGGTCGGGACCACGACCGCGTCAGCGGTGTGGGCCACGCGTTCGGCCATGGCACGGTGCCAGGAGACCCCCCGCGGCGTGAGCGTCTCGGGATGGGTCCAGGGGACCGTGTCGTGGAGGGTCACGACGAGGGGGCGGTCCCGCCTGGGCGGGGCGAGCAGGGTGGGGGCGTGCACCAGGTCCGCCCCCCGGGGGACGGGGCCGAGGCCCCTCTCCCAGGCGGCGATGAGGCCCCGCCGCGGAAGCGGCAGCCGTCTCGGCCCGCGCACCCCGCGGATCTCCGCGCGCTCGGGGGACCGGTGCCACGCCGTCCAGGTCTCGACGTCGAGCCCCGGACGCTCGGACAGTGCGCGGACGACCTCAGCGGCGTACCGGCCGGTCCCCCCGGGGACCGGGGCCAGACACTGCTCCACGACAGCTGCGACACGCATCGGCTGAGCCTAGGTAGGGTCTCCGCGGTGGACCACCGGCACCCTTCGGACGACCCGCCGCACCCGGTGGTGACCCGGGACGTCGTCGTCGTCGTCGTCACCTGGCGAGGGGTGGAGTTCCTCGGCGACTGCCTGAGGAGCCTCGGGGCGCAGACCCTGGAGCACCGCGTGCTCGTCGTCGACAACGCCTCGGACGACGGGACCGCCGACCTCCTGCGTCGGGAGTGGCCGGCGACCGAGGTCCTGCGCACCGACCGCAACCTCGGGTTCGCCGGGGGGGTCGCAGCCGCTCTCGCGGTCGTCACGGAGCCGTTCGTCGCGCTCCTGAACGACGACGCCGTCGCCGATCCCACGTGGTTGGAAGAACTCACCCGGGCGTTGTCCCGCAGCCCTGAGGTCGCCGCCGCGACCGGCCTCGTCCTCCTGGGGGACGGCGCCACGGTGAACAACGCGGGGAACGTCCTGGTGGAAGACCTCTACGGCGGCGACCGGGGATACGGGGCCGACCCCGCCCGGTTCTCGAGTCCGGACGGGGTCTTCGGCTTCTGCGGGGGTTCGGCCCTCCTCCGGAGATCCGCTGTCCTCGAGGTGGGCGGCATGGCAGGCGAGCTCTTCCTCTACTACGAGGACACCGATCTCTCGTGGCGCCTGAGGCTGGCCGGGCACCAGATCTCCTTCGCACCGCGGGCTCGGACGCGGCACCGTCACTCAGCGAGCAGCGACCAGACCTCGCGGTCCTTCGCCCGGTACAACGAGCGGAACCGGTTGCTCGTGCTCGTGCGGTGCGCGCCCGCGTCCGACGCCACGTGGCAGCTGGTCAAGTTCGTGCTGGTGACCGCATCGATCTCCGCACGTCACCTCCGGCGCCGGCGCTCGGGGACGCCGTGGCAGCAGCACCCCGGCCTTCGGCTCGCGGTGCTGGGTGAGTTCGCACTGCACCTGCCCCGGGCCCTGCGCCGCCGGCGGCAGATCGGTCGCACGAGCGTCGTGTCCCGGGACCAGGTCCTGGCTGACTGGGGTCCGGGGAGGACGACGTGAGGGTCGCACTCGACGCCACCCCACTGCTGGGCCCGCGGACGGGCGTGGGCCAGTACGTCGACAACCTGGTCCGCTCCCTGGCGGGCCGGGGTGACGGCCCCGAGATCGTCCTGACCCCCTTCACCCTGCGCGGGGGAGAGATGCCGTCGGACGTACCGGCCGGCGTGCGGTGGAGACACCTCCCGGTACCGGCTCGGCTGCTGCAGCGTGCGTGGAGCCGGTCTCCTCACCCGTCGGTCGAGTGGTTCTCCGGTCCCGTCGACG
This sequence is a window from Geodermatophilaceae bacterium NBWT11. Protein-coding genes within it:
- a CDS encoding glycosyltransferase family 4 protein, with protein sequence MRVAAVVEQCLAPVPGGTGRYAAEVVRALSERPGLDVETWTAWHRSPERAEIRGVRGPRRLPLPRRGLIAAWERGLGPVPRGADLVHAPTLLAPPRRDRPLVVTLHDTVPWTHPETLTPRGVSWHRAMAERVAHTADAVVVPTWAVADALVAHLTPRAVHVIGEGVGGGLTTPPPDADDRAVALDLPPDGYLLSLATLEPRKGLDVLIRALAEPSDVSLPLIVVGQSGWGGVDVMALAESHGLSEGRVRLLGRVSDADLAVVLSRATVLVVPSRAEGFGLPVLEGMAAGVPVVTSSDPALVETGGSATRTAGVGDHRALAAVLADVVRDPSERDRMVSAGLVVAARSTWAKAAGDLTSLYESLV
- a CDS encoding glycosyltransferase family 2 protein, which gives rise to MVTRDVVVVVVTWRGVEFLGDCLRSLGAQTLEHRVLVVDNASDDGTADLLRREWPATEVLRTDRNLGFAGGVAAALAVVTEPFVALLNDDAVADPTWLEELTRALSRSPEVAAATGLVLLGDGATVNNAGNVLVEDLYGGDRGYGADPARFSSPDGVFGFCGGSALLRRSAVLEVGGMAGELFLYYEDTDLSWRLRLAGHQISFAPRARTRHRHSASSDQTSRSFARYNERNRLLVLVRCAPASDATWQLVKFVLVTASISARHLRRRRSGTPWQQHPGLRLAVLGEFALHLPRALRRRRQIGRTSVVSRDQVLADWGPGRTT